One window of Daphnia carinata strain CSIRO-1 chromosome 7, CSIRO_AGI_Dcar_HiC_V3, whole genome shotgun sequence genomic DNA carries:
- the LOC130688975 gene encoding hemocyte protein-glutamine gamma-glutamyltransferase-like, giving the protein MDFFDELSGFFRRIQLDVEGRRREDRALNSFSVLSAPKPSKNILVIDKVYFYAKNNATEHRTVRYELVHRQPETAILRRGQPFTFIIRFADGKSFNPEKDLLRLHFNLGPNPSIIKHTQGILNVQGDEEEFSKESDQWDIRVVGKDADTITMQVQIPVDAPIGIWKLEVYTGETGDAAERLRRYNCPNDIYVLFNPWCEDDTVYMESEQDGHSKASILLDEYVLADVGKIWMGSYGTARGRQWVFGQYDDATLPVCIYLLEACKIPHFERANPVVVSRALTKMVNQADGDNGILHGRWDGKYEDGTAPSAWTGSVKIIEDYLMTKMPVKYGQCWVFAGVLTTVCRALGLPARPVSNLVSAHDTNGTFTIDRFFDEKGNPMDIDPFNPGGETDSIWNFHVWVEAWMARPDLPKGYGGWQAIDATPQERSAGFYQCGPASVEAVRKGQVGLVHDVAFVLASVNADCISWRADKNSEIGFVQASCDRYKIGKQILTKKPFVFDTFGQSDTENIIDTYKSSEGSNEERISLLTAVGSSVRAKRFFRYPEKSAEDVVFDLIELERVPIGESFSVVVTLQNRSRQARTINATLSATTNFYNGVKAHLVRHASATYILQPMAREELRLPVSSQDYLSKLVEYGIMKLHAAATVKETNQTWIEEDDFQVIMPTVDIKVDGAKKVGQPLDVTFTFVNGLKMQLTQCKMAFEGPGLTRSDFRDYPDLAPGEKLTISTKLIPKFAGEHSLIACFDSKEFTEITGSVKVVITK; this is encoded by the exons ATGGACTTTTTTGATGAGCTCAGTGGATTTTTCAGGCGAATTCAATTGGACGTCGAAGGACGGCGACGAGAAGACCGGGCTTTAAACAGCTTTAGCG TATTGTCGGCTCCGAAACCGAGTAAAAATATTCTGGTCATCGACAAAGTCTACTTCTACGCCAAGAACAACGCGACCGAGCATCGGACCGTTCGTTACGAGCTGGTGCACCGACAACCCGAGACGGCCATCTTGCGTCGTGGACAGCCATTCACTTTCATCATCCGCTTCGCCGACGGCAAGTCTTTCAACCCCGAAAAAGATCTCCTCCGTCTTCACTTCAATTTGG GTCCGAATCCCAGCATTATCAAACACACGCAGGGTATCCTCAACGTCCAAGGCGATGAAGAGGAATTCAGTAAAGAAAGTGACCAGTGGGACATTCGCGTCGTCGGCAAAGACGCAGACACCATTACTATGCAG GTCCAAATTCCAGTGGACGCCCCAATCGGCATATGGAAATTGGAGGTCTACACCGGAGAGACTGGCGACGCAGCCGAGAGACTCCGACGTTACAACTGCCCCAACGATATCTACGTCCTTTTCAATCCTTGGTGTGAAG ATGACACCGTTTACATGGAGAGCGAACAAGACGGTCACAGTAAGGCGAGCATTCTGCTGGACGAATACGTGTTGGCCGACGTCGGCAAGATTTGGATGGGCTCGTACGGCACGGCAAGAGGACGTCAGTGGGTCTTCGGTCAATACGACGACGCCACCCTGCCCGTCTGTATCTACTTGCTGGAAGCATGCAAAATTCCTCATTTCGAACGAGCCAATCCAGTCGTCGTTTCGCGCGCCCTCACCAAAATG GTCAATCAAGCGGATGGTGATAATGGCATCTTGCATGGCAGATGGGACGGCAAATACGAAGACGGCACAGCTCCATCTGCCTGGACGGGCAGTGTCAAAATCATCGAAGATTATTTGATGACCAAGATGCCTGTCAAATACGGCCAATGCTGGGTGTTTGCCGGTGTTCTTACCACAG tTTGCCGCGCTCTTGGTCTACCCGCCCGCCCCGTTTCTAATCTCGTCTCGGCTCACGACACGAACGGAACATTCACGATTGATCGCTTCTTCGACGAGAAGGGCAACCCCATGGACATTGATCCCTTCAACCCCGGCGGTGAAACTGATTCCATCTGGAATTTCCACGTTTGGGTAGAGGCGTGGATGGCCAGACCGGACTTACCTAAAG GTTACGGTGGCTGGCAGGCCATTGATGCTACGCCCCAAGAACGTTCGGCCG GGTTCTATCAGTGCGGTCCGGCGTCGGTAGAGGCCGTCCGCAAAGGACAAGTTGGACTAGTTCACGATGTCGCATTCGTTTTGGCGTCCGTAAATGcag ATTGCATATCTTGGCGGGCGGACAAAAACTCTGAAATCGGTTTCGTTCAGGCAAGCTGCGATCGTTACAA AATCGGCAAGCAGATTCTGACAAAGAAACCTTTTGTCTTTGACACGTTTGGCCAATCAGACACGGAAAACATCATCGACACGTACAAATCATCAGAGG GTTCGAATGAGGAGCGCATCAGCCTATTAACTGCCGTCGGATCGTCTGTTCGAGCCAAACGGTTTTTCCGCTACCCCGAGAAATCGGCCGAGGATGTTGTTTTCGACTTGATCGAGCTGGAACGCGTCCCTATCGGAGAATCTTTCAGCGTCGTTGTCACTCTGCAG AACCGTTCGAGACAAGCGCGTACCATCAACGCTACACTGTCGGCAACCACCAATTTTTACAACGGAGTGAAGGCGCACTTAGTCCGTCACGCTTCGGCAACTTACATCTTGCAGCCGATGGCCC GCGAAGAACTCAGGCTGCCCGTTTCGAGCCAAGACTACTTGAGTAAATTGGTCGAGTACGGCATAATGAAGCTGCACGCAGCGGCCACCGTCAAGGAAACCAATCAAACTTGGATCGAGGAGGACGATTTCCAAGTCATTATGCCCACCGTAGACATTAAG GTGGACGGGGCGAAAAAAGTGGGTCAGCCGCTAGATGTCACCTTCACTTTCGTCAACGGTCTCAAGATGCAGTTGACGCAATGTAAAATGGCATTCGAAGGGCCGGGGTTAACGCGGTCCGATTTCAGAGACTACCCCGATTTGGCGCCGGGAGAAAAGCTAACTATTTCGACCAAACTGATACCGAAATTCGCCGGAGAGCACAGCCTGATCGCCTGTTTCGATTCCAAGGAATTCACTGAAATCACGGGCTCGGTCAAAGTTGTCAttaccaaataa
- the LOC130689429 gene encoding unconventional myosin-If-like: MLRRTGKSKPASELESGPSWGVHHQPMPLSPTRPATLPRTRGRKCRAPAIPPPEHNYGLAKVGRSAITTGMATFHLHHPRRKFHMPCKGRLILPTGEDEVYHWQSHNVRTSGVDDMVLLSRVTEDEIVSNLRKRYLDDQIFTYIGPVLVSVNPFKNMPYFTDKEIELYQGAASYENQPHVYALADNMYRNMLIDAENQCVIISGESGAGKTVAAKYIMNYIARVSGGGDRVRHLKDVILESNPLLEAFGNAKSVRNNNSSRFGKYVEIQFSTGGQPVGGKISNFLLEKSRVVMRSRQERSFHIFYQLCAGADSRMEEQLGLATPENYAYLNQSGTYTVEGTNDVQEFQETIKAMSVVGLSAQEQQNVLQLVAAILHLGNISFTEDRSNFASVHDDRYLDFPAFLLEIDAVALKSKLTGRIFESHREKVNMTLNVEQACYSRDALAKGLYSRMFDFLVQKVNTAMVTTTQGYSTGILDIYGFEIFEKNGFEQFCINFVNEKLQQIFIELTLKAEQEEYVQEGIKWTAIDYFNNQIVCELIEGRRPPGVLAILDDVCATLHAVSEGADNDLKQKLCSSVGSHQHFESWKSGFTIHHYAGKVSYEVEGFCDRNRDIFFNDLIELMQNSKNSFIRGLFPEVLAPNSTKTRPTTAGSKIKSQANQLVEALMKCTPHYIRCIKPNETKRPHDWEEARVKHQVEYLGLKENIRVRRAGFAYRRPFEKFLKRYAIISKQTWPAWRGDPRAGIKIVMEAVNMDPAEYQLGKSKVFIKTPESLFLLEEMRERRYDHYARVIQKAFCRYFARRQRQKQREQAAEIVFGKKERRRFSLNRGFVGDYIGLDNQPALRALVGKREKIEFAETVLKYDRRFQATKRDLILTGKTVFLIGRDKVKKGPKKGQIFEVVKRRIPIDTIRQISTSTKQDDFLVLHVNNEYDTLIRSIFKTELLSTLNRKLKENFNRVLTMNFTDNMEVSIKKEGWSGGGFRMVKVIAGNGEEPILKMSGKTLLVSIGPGLPNTMRPSLRLEPDNETLEVARRVVTVVNSKTKGINNNNHIPQSQQSKRIHAQGRAPNSVNQIRPTRNAPAAPSNRAPSIAQGNPNPAARNTNCYVEPPGGLKKNPSFNRASRAPPPPSHPPPANQPVVRPAVPNSQGGFRLPNPGAFRLPTTNPGAFRLPTTNPGQQQRQQHPQTGHPRNSGASSTVTSQASGGGYTDPQRQQDFMRTPDPGVSGVKRASLHKSQELKQIQPAPRAPAKPRIEPKPPALAKARALYVYQAQDTDELSMDVGDIIEIISEDPSGWWQGRLRGKQGLLPGNYVQKL; the protein is encoded by the exons ATGTTACGCAGGACGGGCAAATCGAAACCGGCGAGTGAATTGGAATCGGGGCCAAGTTGGGGTGTTCATCATCAGCCAATGCCTTTGTCTCCGACGAGACCGGCCACGCTTCCGCGGACGAGAGGCAGAAAATGCCGCGCTCCAGCGATACCGCCACCCGAACACAACTATGGATTGGCGAAAGTGGGTCGTTCGGCGATAACGACCGGAATGGCGACGTTCCATCTCCATCATCCGCGGAGAAAGTTCCACATGCCTTGTAAAGGCAGGCTCATCCTGCCGACAGGCGAAGACGAG GTTTACCACTGGCAATCGCACAATGTCAGGACGTCCGGCGTGGACGACATGGTGTTGCTCTCGCGAGTTACAGAAGATGAAATCGTCTCCAATTTACGTAAACGCTATTTGGACGATCAAATATTT acgTACATCGGCCCAGTCCTCGTCTCAGTCAACCCATTCAAAAACATGCCTTACTTCACCGACAAGGAAATTGAGCTTTACCAGGGCGCT GCTTCGTATGAAAACCAACCACACGTTTATGCTTTGGCAGATAACATGTACCGCAACATGTTAATCGACGCTGAGAATCAATGCGTTATCATCAG tGGCGAATCTGGTGCGGGTAAAACAGTTGCGGCTAAATACATAATGAATTACATCGCTCGGGTATCGGGGGGTGGCGACCGCGTACGCCACTTAAAAGACGTCATACTCGAGTCCAATCCACTCCTGGAAGCCTTCGGCAACGCAAAATCGGTTCGCAACAATAACTCCAGCCGCTTC ggaaAATACGTGGAAATTCAATTCTCAACGGGAGGCCAGCCGGTCGGAGGCAAGATCTCAAATTTTTTACTGGAAAAATCCCGCGTCGTCATGCGCAGTCGCCAAGAAAGGAGCTTCCATATTTTCTACCAATTATGCGCTGGAGCCGACTCTCGTATGGAAG AGCAATTGGGGCTGGCCACTCCGGAGAATTACGCCTACCTCAACCAGAGCGGCACTTACACAGTCGAAGGCACTAACGACGTTCAAGAGTTTCAAGAAACCATTAAAG CCATGTCCGTCGTGGGTCTAAGCGCtcaagaacaacaaaacgtTCTGCAATTGGTAGCCGCCATTCTACACCTGGGCAACATTTCATTCACCGAGGACCGTAGCAATTTCGCCAGCGTCCATGATGAccgat atttgGATTTCCCGGCTTTCTTGTTAGAAATCGATGCAGTGGCATTAAAATCAAAGCTGACCGGTCGCATATTTGAAAGCCATCGCGAAAAAGTCAACATGACCCTCAACGTCGAACag GCCTGCTATAGCCGGGACGCCTTGGCCAAGGGATTGTACAGTCGAATGTTCGATTTCCTCGTTCAG aaagtaAACACTGCCATGGTAACGACGACGCAGGGCTACAGCACTGGCATTTTGGATATTTACGGCTttgaaattttcgagaaaaacgGATTCGAACAG TTCTGCATCAACTTTGTCAACGAGAAATTGCAGCAGATCTTCATCGAACTGACTCTCAAAGCCGAACAG GAGGAATACGTGCAAGAAGGCATCAAATGGACTGCAATCGACTATTTCAACAACCAAATCGTCTGCGAGCTGATCGAAGGCCGTCGACCTCCTGGCGTGCTGGCCATCCTAGACGACGTGTGTGCTACGCTCCACGCAGTCAGCGAAGGTGCCGACAATGACCTCAAACAG AAATTATGCTCCAGTGTCGGCAGCCATCAGCATTTCGAGTCGTGGAAGTCCGGCTTCACGATCCACCACTACGCCGGCAAAGTCAGCTACGAAGTCGAGGGCTTCTGCGACCGCAACCGCGACATTTTCTTCAACGATCTGATCGAATTGAtgcaaaattccaaaaa CTCGTTCATACGCGGTCTGTTTCCCGAAGTGCTGGCCCCTAACTCGACGAAAACGCGTCCCACAACGGCCGGTTCCAAGATCAAGTCGCAGGCCAATCAGCTCGTTGAGGCTCTCATGAAATGTACACCTCACTATATTCG GTGCATTAAACCAAACGAGACCAAAAGGCCGCACGACTGGGAAGAGGCGAGAGTCAAACATCAAGTGGAATATCTCGGCCTGAAGGAAAACATTCGTGTCAGGCGCGCCGGATTCGCCTACAGACGACCGTTTGAAAAATTCCTCAAAAG gtatGCCATTATCAGCAAACAAACGTGGCCAGCGTGGAGAGGAGACCCACGGGCTGGAATCAAAATCGTCATGGAAGCCGTCAACATGGATCCAGCCGAATATCAGCTGGGCAAAAGCAAAGTTTTCATCAAGACGCCTGAATCG ctgtTCCTGCTGGAAGAAATGAGAGAACGCCGATACGATCATTACGCGAGAGTCATTCAAAAAGCGTTTTGCCGTTATTTTGCACGTCGACAGCGCCAGAAACAACGCGAACAAGCAGCCG AAATCGTGTTCGGGAAAAAGGAGCGCCGTAGGTTTTCGCTTAACCGCGGTTTCGTCGGCGATTATATTGGTTTGGACAATCAACCTGCTCTGCGCGCTCTGGTGGGTAAAcgagaaaaaattgaattcgccGAGACCGTCCTCAAATACGACCGACGATTCCAg GCTACCAAACGTGATCTCATTTTGACTGGGAAAACCGTCTTCCTCATCGGTCGTGACAAGGTCAAAAAAGGACCAAAGAAAGGGCAGATTTTCGAAGTGGTCAAACGAAGGATACCAATCGATACAATCAGACAAATTTCAACAAGTACAAAGCAG GACGATTTCCTCGTTTTGCATGTGAACAATGAGTATGATACACTCATCAGGTCCATCTTCAAGACAGAGCTGTTGTCTACCCTTAATCGAAAACTGAAAGAGAACTTCAACAGAGTTCTCACCATGAACTTCACCGACAA CATGGAGGTTTCCATCAAGAAGGAAGGATGGTCTGGTGGTGGATTCAGGATGGTAAAAGTGATTGCAGGAAATGGCGAAGAACCAATCTTGAAGATGTCTGGAAAAACCTTGCTCGTCTCAATTGGACCTGGATTACCAAACACAATGA GACCATCTCTTCGATTGGAACCTGATAACGAGACACTGGAGGTGGCTCGTCGTGTGGTCACAGTCGTGAATTCCAAGACAAAGggaatcaacaacaacaatcataTACCTCAAAGTCAGCAATCAAAAAGGATTCATGCACAAGGAAGGGCGCCAAATTCAGTCAATCAAATCAGACCCACGAGAAACGCACCAGCTGCACCTTCAAATCGCGCTCCAAGTATTGCACAAGGAAATCCCAATCCGGCTGCAAGAAACACTAACTGCTACGTGGAGCCACCTGGCGGTCTTAAAAAGAACCCTTCCTTCAATCGTGCTTCCCGCGCTCCACCGCCGCCGTCTCATCCTCCTCCGGCAAATCAGCCGGTCGTACGCCCAGCTGTACCTAACAGTCAAGGAGGATTCCGACTTCCCAATCCAGGAGCATTTCGATTACCGACTACCAATCCAGGAGCATTTCGATTACCGACTACCAATCCAG GTCAACAACAAAGGCAACAGCATCCGCAGACGGGGCATCCACGCAACAGCGGTGCATCATCCACGGTGACGTCACAAGCCAGCGGCGGAGGCTACACCGATCCACAACGGCAACAAGATTTTATGCGAACGCCGGACCCGGGTGTCAGCGG GGTGAAAAGGGCAAGCCTACACAAATCGCAAGAGCTGAAGCAGATTCAACCCGCACCTCGAGCACCGGCCAAGCCTCGAATTGAACCGAAACCTCCAGCACTAGCCAAAGCTCGG GCCTTGTACGTCTACCAGGCTCAAGACACGGACGAGTTAAGTATGGACGTCGGTGATATCATCGAAATCATATCAGAAG ATCCTTCGGGATGGTGGCAGGGTCGACTGAGGGGCAAGCAAGGACTTTTACCTGGAAACTACGTCCAAAAATTGTGA
- the LOC130689057 gene encoding mucin-2-like, with protein sequence MASSARINSSTAKTLMVVWLMAVVVPSQQRPSEEASSVKPNSWIIQSPVKRPLPGLIGIGLPPGGILLMTMEPNATMDETQPQQQKQSSTALPSVPATEVTSESALVTEVSFVSQSPMTSTDVEEVAVTDTLSTSSIGTEAISEASNSPTLELETVTQEILSEETESPSDETPTTEPVTDAADVVVKQDGDAGPVMEALKVASEISQTTVQSIELTTIKEDEITTGSPVKLSEEASLPAEPSYDPHLIVEDEQQTDESDSNLITTTTEMATGDVVSDEDITTEADSTTASATEDSVPHSSEPTTPYRVIGDSYSDIYGDGEKDETPTAEPKDSTTSSTTTEPPTTISEKLSDEDVTSEEESAVTSGPSELLDSSTESGSGAGSDETSTDAGSGVILSTEVSDESNAHSGYGASSDAPLDVAADDSVPLDSEVTTDSSRSEAESPAVTEVAETEAHEFLVVTTEPIPEDPGLGDAVTEIENIDLGLESNTEGSSSSLIASPPAVAKNAGNSRSLLSKEEEVDVKAVEDVTEVAEKIADDLKKSGDEEARQYHRPYPIRYGMRPGGRPAFRPSIDRHDQNFRPEYEANDFNVISRTYDYCYTMWCKFKTTLSRIGLL encoded by the coding sequence ATGGCATCTTCTGCACGGATTAACAGCTCAACTGCCAAGACATTGATGGTCGTTTGGCTGATGGCGGTCGTGGTGCCCAGTCAACAGAGACCGAGTGAAGAAGCCAGTTCTGTCAAACCCAATTCTTGGATCATCCAGTCACCCGTGAAAAGGCCTTTGCCCGGTCTGATAGGTATTGGTCTTCCACCTGGTGGCATACTCCTCATGACGATGGAACCCAACGCCACTATGGACGAGACGCAACCTCAACAACAGAAGCAATCGTCGACGGCCCTTCCGTCCGTTCCAGCCACCGAGGTCACGAGCGAGTCTGCACTAGTAACCGAAGTTTCGTTCGTTAGTCAAAGTCCAATGACTTCGACGGACGTGGAAGAGGTGGCCGTCACCGACACACTGTCCACTTCATCGATAGGCACGGAAGCCATCAGTGAGGCGTCGAACAGTCCCACGCTGGAACTCGAAACGGTTACGCAAGAAATCTTGTCGGAAGAAACGGAATCGCCATCAGATGAGACGCCAACGACCGAGCCAGTCACGGACGCTGCCGACGTAGTCGTAAAACAAGACGGCGACGCAGGCCCCGTCATGGAAGCATTAAAGGTAGCTAGTGAAATCAGTCAAACGACTGTGCAATCTATTGAACTGACGACAATTAAAGAAGATGAAATCACCACTGGTTCGCCAGTAAAGCTTTCCGAAGAAGCCTCTCTTCCGGCAGAGCCTAGCTACGACCCTCATTTGATTGTAGAAGATGAACAGCAAACTGATGAGAGCGATTCGAATTTAATAACGACGACGACAGAGATGGCCACCGGTGATGTAGTCAGCGACGAAGACATAACAACGGAAGCTGACTCGACTACGGCAAGCGCAACAGAGGATTCCGTTCCGCATTCTTCAGAGCCCACCACCCCGTATCGTGTAATTGGAGATAGCTATTCGGACATTTATGGAGATGGCGAGAAAGATGAGACGCCAACAGCCGAACCTAAAGATTCGACGACGTCTTCAACGACTACGGAACCTCCCACAACAATTAGTGAGAAATTGAGCGATGAAGATGTTACGAGCGAAGAAGAGTCGGCCGTAACGAGCGGCCCTTCTGAATTGTTGGATTCATCCACGGAATCCGGATCGGGCGCGGGATCGGATGAAACTTCTACCGATGCCGGATCAGGTGTAATTTTATCAACAGAAGTTAGCGATGAATCAAACGCTCATTCGGGATACGGTGCCAGTTCAGATGCTCCACTAGACGTGGCGGCCGATGATTCCGTCCCACTTGATTCGGAGGTCACGACAGATTCATCTCGTTCAGAGGCAGAGAGTCCAGCTGTGACTGAAGTCGCAGAAACGGAAGCTCATGAATTCCTCGTCGTCACAACGGAACCCATCCCGGAAGACCCGGGGCTCGGTGATGCGGTAACAGAGATTGAGAATATTGACCTAGGCCTCGAGAGCAACACGGaaggcagcagcagcagtttgATCGCATCGCCACCAGCTGTCGCCAAGAATGCTGGAAACAGCCGTAGCCTCCTctcgaaagaagaagaagtcgaTGTCAAAGCAGTCGAAGACGTGACCGAAGTCGCTGAAAAAATTGCAGATGATTTGAAGAAATCTGGCGACGAAGAGGCTAGACAATATCATCGTCCGTATCCAATTCGATACGGAATGCGACCCGGAGGAAGGCCTGCGTTCCGACCATCCATCGATCGCCACGATCAAAACTTTCGACCGGAGTACGAGGCCAACGATTTCAACGTTATTTCCCGAACCTACGACTATTGCTACACGATGTGGTGCAAGTTTAAGACGACACTGTCGCGCATCGGACTTTTGTAG